The DNA region TGTTAAGTTTTGTAAGAACGATGGAGTGATTGCTAAAGGTAACAGGTTGCAGTTTCATCGGCCGAGTGATTTACTCCCAGACCAGGAATTTTGCCACAAGATAAAGGAATCATCTTTGCCCGGCTGCCAGAGAGACAACAGCTACCTTGGCAATCCTCCTTGGCAACGTTCTACTGAAGGTGGTTGCTTTTAATGCAAAGACCAAAATATTAAAACGTAGCAGTGTGAATTAAGCTATGCACAAGTCGCTGGCAAGCTCCACTGCTGAGTCGCACAGACGTTTTAaaccctcctgcagcccagcggTCAGGCACGGATCTGTTCCACCACAGCACCGACGAGCCAGATCACACCAGCCGCCAGCCTTGCGGGGCTTGACGGGGTTCACGAACAGCagctatgtttttttctttttgaagttaaCCCTCAGCGCTGCCTTTCGAGTTCAGCTCCTCCTTACCTTGCTGTCCGTCTTGCATGGTTAGGATGAAGGGCTGGTTGAGGCCGCTGGTGGGCATGGCTGTttgcaggctgcccaggggaaCTCCGTCCGTTACAATGGCGATGACGCGCTGCCCTCCGCTGCCAACCACTTGTTGTATGGCAGAATCGACAGAATTTGATTCCACTATTTCCTCCGTCTTACCTTGAGGAATAAAATAAGtgccaaaaaaacaaaaaaaaagtgtcagcaTTTCCTTCGCTCTTCCTTGCATAGGAACTGAGGTCTAGCGAAAAAGCTCAAGTACGCAGCTTGAGACTCCTGGGACGCCTTCTTATGAAAAACAATCTGGAAATACAGCAAGTCTTggtaggggaaagaaaacaaaacccactagCAAGACAAGTTTTCTAGAGTAAACCCTGCATTTTTTGTGTAATTTAATAAGTACTAGCACACAAAcacattaattaaattaaacagcCTAGAGCTGGAGGCAGCTCTTCAGCAGACCTGGGTCTGCAAAGCTCCCTTCCGTGacccttcccccagctctaaCGAAGACAAACCACACGCAAAAAACCTCTTTGTGCCTCCAGATCCCCATCCACACCAGCACGGCCAAAGCAACCACGAGGAGCCTATTTAGTTTGGCCGGATGACGGCAAACCGGTTCAACTCCCTGCGACACTTTTTGTGTGACTTACGGCTCGCACAAATAACAAGGATTGCAAACCCTCGGCTGCACCCTGCTGCCAGTGTACGCTGCAAGCGCAGGAAACCGAGGGGATGTGACCCGCTACGCGCGCTCTGGGTGTCAAAGAGGAAAACGCTGGAGCACCGCAGGTCAAGGAATCAGCAGTGTGGCACCAGCAGCTTAAAGAAATCAAATCACACATCTCTAGATTCTAGGAAAAACACTTAcctttggggaaaataaatgaattccAAGGTGAAAGGATTATATAAACTTTATCAAATTTCTAAATCTGAAGTTAATTAAAGGTTAAAAATTACACTCTACAAACATATCATAAAAAACtcccaaacacaaaaaatgCCCAAACCTTTCCATAAGAAAAAGTCACCAGAGCCTCAAGAGACTCAAAACATTTGTTGACTACCAATATTTTACAGCAAACTGgggacagaaaacatttcagacaaGTTCCTTCTTAAACAAGTATTTCTCTATGTTTACATATTACAGTAAACCCACATTCTGGAGTGTTGGGTTTTcggtttttttttcttttttatagaaCTGTTAAAGCACATCAAGAGCAACATACTGTGATGTCAGGGTCAGACCTGCTggttaataaaaaataagttacTTCTATTGGTAACAgttgctgtttttttaattaagtttgaACTGGgattaaataaataactaaatagGCAAAATTAACCCACTggttcagaaatatttatcatcATCTCTTCCTTAAcctgaaaaaaggcaaattcagTTCCACATCTTACTTCCTCCAATTTCCTCGCAAGATACTCACTAGAACTACACAAGTTTGAATCGGCGTCTGACCCGTTTCCCTTACCTGTGTCTCTGTTTGAATCAGAAAGTGGTGCCGATACTTCAGCGAGGGCCGCAAGCGTGGCAAGCACGGAGGTTGTGGAGTCGGAAAACTGCACCGCAGGGACATGCGAGTCACCTGGTTGGGAAAGATGAGGGCAAACTGAAGGACTGTCAGGACCTGCCATATCGAAACAGTGAATAGAGCGGTCAGAATGCAAGAATTTTGTCATCTAGAGATCAAGACATCAGGTATGAAGTATTTTCTGGGCTCCCGACGGTCAATGGAGAAATGGAGGCGGTACAGATGATTTTTCATGAGAGGTGACTCTACTAACTGTAAAAAGGGCTTTGATACTACTTTAGGACAGACTGTACCCACTCCGAGTAATTTAAGGTAATTTTAATTGAAtgtaaagcaaatatttcatgaaGTTATTCCTGAATCACCTaacaaaaagaacagcaaatgcGAACCGGCTTGCTCCAGCTTTATTGAAAAACTACAGAAAGGCAGGCTGTCTGCCGGGCTACTCGGCGTGCCGAGCTTTGATCTGGAGACGTGGATGGCTTCCGAAGGCGCAGCCACGCTGCCTGATGACACTCACAGACGTGCTGGAGTCTGACTGCTGTAACACTGTGCAGAGCGGTTGCTACGCGCGTAATGACTTGGCTTTGCGTTGTACTGGAACTTCCAAAAATTGCAAAACCTAAAGAATATATTAAACTCGTCTGCTATTATGAGTAAATTACAGCACCCAAGTTCTTCCTTGGTTGGGAAAGTCTCCAAGCACAGTCCTCAGCGTTACTTCATAGGGCAAACGTTTTAGCACAAGTCAGCTAACAAAGCCTTTTGGCTCAAGTGCAGAAACTGGCTACGTATATCACTTGATTTCAATGTACTGGGCACACAggtcctttcttcctcccctcttgGGTTCGGTAATGGAAAGACCACGGTTACTGCAACGGGGTATTGATTTGAATGAGATAAACAAGTTGTCTGGGTTCCAAAAAAACCAGTGTTGCTTCCTCCAATTGAGCGCAGCAGTTCCTAGTCAAAGGCAGACTTAGTAAGAATGGAACAGGAAATTAACTAAATGGGTGCAAACTCGGTGCATATAACCCCCaattcctcttaaaaaaagaaaaaaaaagagatcctGTACCTCATTGCCAGCGTAGACAAATAGATTATAAAGGGAAGTTCATCTAAAGTTCCCCTGCCTTAACCCTTGCAacctattttctctttttctcaccaTCTCCTCATTTTACAAAGGTTATCAAGGGacttattttcaaagaacaatACTTTCAAAAGGCCGTGGGCTAGGCACGTGAAAACACCACGGGCCTAGTGACTGTTTTCAGCAGCTTGTAACCAGATTTCTTCAGACCAGCTaaagatatttatatatatatatattatatatatttatatatttagcctggagaagaggaggctgaggggagactacctgaaaggaggttgtactgaggtgggtgttgggctcttctcccacgtagttagcgataggacaagaggaaatgggcttaacctgcaccaggggaggtttaggttggaaattaggaaaaatttctttatggaaagggtggtcaagaattggaacaggctgcccagagaggtgggggagtccccagccctggaagtgttcaaaaaacgggcagaggtggcactgggggccatggttcagtctggtctacccttgattggcttagagtagacttggtagtgtgggttaatggttggactggatgatcttaaaggtcttttccaacctaaacgattctatgattctatgatttattcccatttaaaaactttttcaagAGCCGAAGAAGTAGGGAATTCAAGAGAGACAAGAACAGTTATTAGCTATAAGTGTTAAATAAGAGATTTTTGTTACAATGAAGGCGCAGTCGTTGATGCCCTCTTGcgggaaatgagaaaaaaataactccTGATGTGGCCTAGAGCAGGAGACACCAGCTATTTTAACGCTGACTGGCTATTACCGGTGCTTGAAATGTCGTGGGGGGAAAACGCAGGGTATTTTAGTCCAGTCACACGTGGACAATAAGCTACTTCCGTGTTGTAGCACTGAAAAAGGCGATTACATTGCAGGATACACAAGGGGAGGTGCAGTGAGAGATGGGGATTTACAAGGCCGCGGCCAAGATCTCATCCGGAGCACTGCCTGCGGCCACTCACCCACACGCCACGGATGGGTTCAAGGGACTCAGGGCAACCGTTTTGCTTAGcctggaaaaacaaaggcagagagGGAACAGGACTGATTTCCACACCAAAGGGATGGAGGCgatggaaaaagaagaatgatttcaacGGAAGGGCTGCATTTGCACCAGGAGATGGTCCAAACAGGCTGTGAACGTGTTTAAGCTGGAAATCAGCAGTTTTTGTTGGCTTCTGTGACTCCTACCCGGCTTCCAGGCAGAGCCAGATCTGTTTACAGAGACAGCGACGCTGACCGTGGCCAGAGCATCACCCAGGCTATAAAATCCCAAGTTTTATGCCCCTCTGAGTTTGTGGAATATCCTCGACTGACGACACTGTGTGCCAGTCACACTGCATCTTCCTCACAGATGGAAGAGGAAGACTTTTGGCCATTTTCCCCCTTCTAAATTAGGATCTGTCAGTGCCTCAAAGCTGTGAGCAGCCCCGAAAGCTTTGAGAGCAAGTCCGGAGCATTGCTGAAGTTGCTGTggccaggcacaggcagagagGTGGAGGTGGGACTGCAGAACATCAGCATCCGGGATTTTAAAAGCACTCTCTAGCTAATAAGCAAACATTCACGCATGTGAACAGTCCCACTAACCAAAGAATTACTCACATGCAGAAGTGTTTGCAGGATGAGGCCAAATAGCTTCACAAAACTTGCATTTAGTAGCCTCCTtgagactgaaaagaaacaatggtTTGGATTTCcccaaatacagaaaattcacTTTAAGAGTTCTTATGAAAATTGGAATTACACAAAAAGAATTCGCACTCAGCCTTAAGTTAAAAGTGTTTTCCCCACCAAAATAAGGCTCACAGAACAATGAGGAACCTAATTATTTCCATCTAACACGTGACAGCGAAGAAATAAGGAGTAAGCTACATACCCGACAGACCTGCTTATGCTGCAATTTCCTTACTCAACATTTATATATAGCAAAACATTTATTCAACTCTTGAAGCCactaaagaagaaagcaaactgtTCCCCAACCGCTCTGCAGTGCTCAGGATTTGGCACGGACAATAATTCTCATTATTCCTCTGTTGCAATCAGCCAAATCCATTTTCTCAAGCTCTGTTGCTTGTAACAGACCTGGAGCAGACCCACAGCTGagctcagcagagccctgccacTTCCAGCGGAACCACCTTTATTTACATCAGCTAGAAATCTGCTTTGTTACCTTCGACGGCAAAAATATTCTGGGGCAGGAAGCAGTAGTTGGGCATGTTTGGCTGTATTTCACTTTTCCTCGACTAAATGACCATCTGCCCTCTACCGGTAAGCAGCCTTAGGAAGTTTTTTTCAGGACTTTCCCACTCAAGGTCACATAAAACCTTACCTGAGTTTGTTTTGGCGTTTGCTGAAGAGACGAGACTAGCGAGATTGAGAACTTCCCCTGGTGTAAGAATAAATGGTGAGGTGAGAGTCACAGTGTTGGCGATGGGATCCGTTCTCTCTGGATGAGTATTCACCTGGTTCTGCATTGCTTCCTAGGAAGGAGAGCGAGGTCAGGCATCATGCTTCTTGTGGTATTTAGCACCCTTGAAACATTTTAGAGGCAGattatttctctctgcagcaCGCCAGGGACAGCAGTGCAAAAGCTGTGACAAAACTGCCACCCAAACTTGGCAACTTACACCACAACTGTACAAGATACATGCCAATAAAACTCCATCACCCATGGAGTCCTAGCAGACACACATGGCTTGAACTAGAAATAAACCAAACCTCATCCACCTCTGTATTTCTAGTTctctctgcaaacagaaaatgatCCCATCGGACACAACGTGATCCCTCTCACTCTAGCGCAGATACAACCACGGGTCGGAGAATTACCAACAAGTTTCTCCTTCCTCAACCTACCTGTAGCATTACCAGAGTCTCTGGATTGTTCTTGTCCAAAGCGATATCAAAAGCCGATTTATCAAACTTGCTGAAAGCATGGACATCAGCTCCATATTTGATGAGCAGCTCTACGACGTCTCGGTGGTTGTGCTCTGTCGCCCAGTGCAAAGCGGTCATTTTCAGCATGTCCTTGGCATTTACATCAGCCCCGTTCTGAAAGAAATAAGCGGTACTTGTCTGGGCGCTGTCTTCTCTCAACGTCTTAGAGGTGGTGCCTGCGCTAGCATTTGAACAGGGACATCAACGCTTAACCCCAAGGGCCGTTCAGACCAGCCTTAAAGTGAGACCTAATTTCCTATCCTTACCCTAATTAGCAGTTCTACGATATGAGTGTGTCCATCAGCCGCGGCCATGTGTAGTGGCGTCCGGTCCACTTTTGTTCGGGCATCTCTGCTAACGCCAGCCCGAAGCAGCACTTCTGCTGTCGAATAGTGGCCGTACTGGGCAGCGAGGTGAAGAGGCGACGTCCCAAGCTGCGTGTTTAGAAGAGTTACTGTCAGTTCACAGCAAAAGAGGACAAGCACAGTAATCACCACGCATACGTCTGGCAGTAATTAAAATGACAAAGCttctggaagaaattaatttaacctttttttctccactcGGAAATAAGGGGCTGCATATCCAATAACAGACATTAAACTTTGTAGGGATCGTTACGTTATCTGATGACTTGATGATCAAACATGCTTTTACTTTCTCCACTGTGCCATTCCTTTATCACTGGGCTTCTTTTCCAAACCACAGCAGACCATCTCTGCCATCTCTATATCATGACAGATAATTTCACCACTGTTTAGAGAGTATTACAATATTACTAGGCTTT from Pelecanus crispus isolate bPelCri1 chromosome 22, bPelCri1.pri, whole genome shotgun sequence includes:
- the GABPB2 gene encoding GA-binding protein subunit beta-2 isoform X2, with amino-acid sequence MKMSLVDLGKRLLEAARKGEDDEVRKLMASGAPFTTDWLGTSPLHLAAQYGHYSTAEVLLRAGVSRDARTKVDRTPLHMAAADGHTHIVELLIRNGADVNAKDMLKMTALHWATEHNHRDVVELLIKYGADVHAFSKFDKSAFDIALDKNNPETLVMLQEAMQNQVNTHPERTDPIANTVTLTSPFILTPGEVLNLASLVSSANAKTNSGDSHVPAVQFSDSTTSVLATLAALAEVSAPLSDSNRDTGKTEEIVESNSVDSAIQQVVGSGGQRVIAIVTDGVPLGSLQTAMPTSGLNQPFILTMQDGQQVLTVPAGQVAEETVIEDRDDAEEEEKPLAKKQKVEQNVDDSKEDKDSVEREVLQQQLQEANRKAQEYRSQLIKKEQEAEEYRLKLAAMVRQQPNGAEVTVLEEVAEVDPVVVTSEDIKESVLSMLETDQPTDIAVETVTS
- the GABPB2 gene encoding GA-binding protein subunit beta-2 isoform X1; this translates as MKMSLVDLGKRLLEAARKGEDDEVRKLMASGAPFTTDWLGTSPLHLAAQYGHYSTAEVLLRAGVSRDARTKVDRTPLHMAAADGHTHIVELLIRNGADVNAKDMLKMTALHWATEHNHRDVVELLIKYGADVHAFSKFDKSAFDIALDKNNPETLVMLQEAMQNQVNTHPERTDPIANTVTLTSPFILTPGEVLNLASLVSSANAKTNSGPDSPSVCPHLSQPGDSHVPAVQFSDSTTSVLATLAALAEVSAPLSDSNRDTGKTEEIVESNSVDSAIQQVVGSGGQRVIAIVTDGVPLGSLQTAMPTSGLNQPFILTMQDGQQVLTVPAGQVAEETVIEDRDDAEEEEKPLAKKQKVEQNVDDSKEDKDSVEREVLQQQLQEANRKAQEYRSQLIKKEQEAEEYRLKLAAMVRQQPNGAEVTVLEEVAEVDPVVVTSEDIKESVLSMLETDQPTDIAVETVTS
- the GABPB2 gene encoding GA-binding protein subunit beta-2 isoform X3, with amino-acid sequence MKMSLVDLGKRLLEAARKGEDDEVRKLMASGAPFTTDWLGTSPLHLAAQYGHYSTAEVLLRAGVSRDARTKVDRTPLHMAAADGHTHIVELLIRNGADVNAKDMLKMTALHWATEHNHRDVVELLIKYGADVHAFSKFDKSAFDIALDKNNPETLVMLQEAMQNQVNTHPERTDPIANTVTLTSPFILTPGEVLNLASLVSSANAKTNSGPDSPSVCPHLSQPGDSHVPAVQFSDSTTSVLATLAALAEVSAPLSDSNRDTGKTEEIVESNSVDSAIQQVVGSGGQRVIAIVTDGVPLGSLQTAMPTSGLNQPFILTMQDGQQVLTVPAGQVAEETVIEDRDDAEEEEKPLAKKQKVEQNVDDSKEDKR